The Kitasatospora sp. NBC_01287 genome contains a region encoding:
- a CDS encoding SCO6880 family protein codes for MPSPSQPEVTPVSVKFPHRSRRGVLLGLSASQLIVVSATGLLLLAVILARGIVGALQLIPLWAAVAAFVFIRYRGRTLADWAPIATRYALRRLRGQLVWLVRPSRRPVREGLLHLPGSAASLRVVTAPDRRYGAVHDPHAATLTAIVKVSSRAYALLDPGTQNANVSGWGRALAALSRTGHVARIQVLERTVPGTGDALRRYWEEHGKPDAPLAGALYGELIQNAGPAAAPHEAYVAIALDFKAARRLINQAGGGLTGGFSVLAQLTSAFEQSARTAGLNPTGWLSAAEIAAVARTAYDPKSSAALDRWSADGRPGADPAAAGPVVVLEKADHITTDSAVHATYWVENWPRTETNPGFLHQMLFASGVRRTVSLSYEPKSLDAAMRDVQRKKASVIADAAERARKGQVEAESDSVEYQDIKTRERQLIAGHADVALTGLVTVSAATEEELRSACAVVETAAVGAQLDVRPLTWQQAESFTVAALPFALAA; via the coding sequence ATGCCCTCCCCCTCGCAGCCCGAAGTCACCCCCGTCTCCGTCAAGTTCCCCCACCGCAGCCGCCGGGGCGTGCTGCTCGGCCTCAGCGCCTCCCAGCTGATCGTCGTCTCGGCCACCGGCCTGCTCCTGCTCGCGGTCATCCTCGCCCGCGGCATCGTCGGTGCCCTCCAGCTCATCCCGCTGTGGGCCGCCGTCGCCGCGTTCGTCTTCATCCGCTACCGGGGCCGCACCCTCGCCGACTGGGCTCCCATCGCCACCCGGTACGCGCTGCGGCGCTTGCGCGGCCAGCTGGTCTGGCTGGTCCGTCCCTCCCGCCGCCCGGTCCGCGAAGGACTGCTGCACCTGCCCGGCAGCGCGGCGAGCCTGCGGGTGGTGACCGCCCCCGATCGTCGCTACGGCGCCGTCCACGACCCGCACGCCGCCACCCTGACCGCGATCGTCAAGGTCAGCAGCCGCGCGTACGCCCTGCTCGACCCCGGCACCCAGAACGCCAACGTCAGCGGCTGGGGCCGGGCGCTGGCGGCCCTGTCCCGCACCGGGCACGTCGCCCGGATCCAGGTGCTGGAGCGGACCGTGCCCGGCACCGGTGACGCGCTTCGCCGGTACTGGGAGGAGCACGGCAAGCCGGACGCGCCGCTGGCCGGTGCCCTGTACGGCGAGCTGATCCAGAACGCTGGCCCGGCCGCCGCCCCGCACGAGGCGTACGTGGCCATCGCGCTGGACTTCAAGGCGGCGCGGCGCCTGATCAACCAGGCCGGTGGCGGGCTCACCGGCGGTTTCAGCGTGCTGGCCCAACTGACCTCCGCGTTCGAGCAGTCCGCCCGCACCGCAGGGCTCAACCCGACCGGCTGGCTGTCCGCCGCCGAGATCGCGGCGGTTGCCCGAACCGCCTACGATCCGAAGTCCTCGGCCGCCCTTGACCGTTGGTCCGCCGATGGGCGCCCCGGCGCGGACCCGGCTGCGGCGGGTCCGGTGGTGGTCCTGGAGAAGGCCGACCACATCACCACCGACTCCGCCGTGCACGCCACCTACTGGGTGGAGAACTGGCCCAGGACCGAGACCAACCCCGGGTTCCTGCACCAGATGCTCTTCGCCTCCGGGGTGCGCCGCACCGTCTCCCTCTCCTACGAGCCGAAGAGCCTGGATGCGGCGATGCGCGACGTGCAGCGCAAGAAAGCCAGCGTGATCGCGGACGCCGCCGAGCGGGCCCGCAAGGGCCAGGTCGAGGCCGAGAGCGACTCCGTCGAGTACCAGGACATCAAGACCCGCGAACGCCAGCTGATCGCCGGACACGCCGATGTCGCCCTAACCGGCCTGGTCACCGTCTCGGCCGCTACCGAGGAGGAACTGCGCTCGGCCTGCGCGGTGGTGGAGACCGCCGCCGTCGGCGCCCAGCTCGACGTGCGCCCGCTCACCTGGCAGCAGGCCGAAAGTTTTACCGTCGCCGCCCTGCCCTTCGCCCTCGCCGCCTGA
- a CDS encoding ATP-binding protein, whose product MGVCDLPLMNDVCDAVNFANNPAGAVTDGIGAWIAKSAGELASSAADLAAKAVNSTTAIDLNASWFRTDYELLLPIGLALIVGTFCLQLMFAAWRRDERALAQAAIGTMTGVLFSFCAVGFTSVAITVVDALSDGLFQAANTSVGDAIRRVIEVNEIGAMYGLGWGVPSLIALGCAIGAFMYWGVMVARKVGVLILVAFAIFAGSGGGWEVAKRWRRGWTEATATLVVSKLLMTVVFLIGVSAMGKSDAKDGMSALSDALAGIVVMVLVLLCPYATYKFVHWATDSGGHDDMHRTGIAGVAVAAGAAKTAAGLAMQMGTGAPAPQGPAQVPGMGSDGVASGIDPAGRMSKEGIDAGPAQQPSTFRFGEDPGAGGDRGRALVQRPGIPALITRASAGGGGQGEGGGEAQGADAAPSTEGSYNAGPVAPPAPATAPPPSAGGQAPAPAAAPAPPQPAPSGGSAVPTRWVFPNQPPPAGS is encoded by the coding sequence ATGGGAGTCTGCGACCTTCCGCTGATGAACGACGTCTGCGACGCCGTCAACTTCGCCAACAACCCCGCCGGGGCCGTCACCGACGGCATCGGCGCGTGGATCGCCAAGTCCGCGGGTGAACTCGCCTCCAGCGCAGCCGACCTCGCCGCCAAGGCGGTCAACTCCACCACCGCGATCGACCTCAACGCCTCGTGGTTCCGAACCGACTACGAGCTGCTGCTGCCGATCGGCCTGGCGCTCATCGTCGGCACGTTCTGCCTGCAGCTGATGTTCGCCGCCTGGCGGCGGGACGAGCGCGCCCTCGCCCAGGCCGCGATCGGCACGATGACCGGCGTCCTGTTCTCCTTCTGCGCCGTCGGCTTCACGAGCGTGGCCATCACCGTGGTCGACGCCCTGAGCGACGGGCTCTTCCAGGCGGCCAACACCAGTGTGGGCGACGCGATCCGCCGGGTGATCGAGGTCAACGAGATCGGCGCGATGTACGGCCTCGGCTGGGGCGTGCCGTCGCTGATCGCCCTCGGCTGCGCGATCGGGGCGTTCATGTACTGGGGCGTCATGGTCGCCCGCAAGGTCGGGGTCCTGATCCTGGTGGCGTTTGCGATCTTCGCGGGAAGCGGCGGCGGCTGGGAGGTCGCCAAGCGCTGGCGGCGCGGCTGGACCGAGGCCACCGCCACGCTGGTGGTCAGCAAGCTGCTGATGACCGTGGTGTTCCTGATCGGCGTCTCCGCGATGGGCAAGTCGGACGCCAAGGACGGCATGTCCGCCCTGTCGGATGCGCTGGCCGGCATCGTCGTGATGGTCCTGGTCCTGCTGTGCCCCTACGCCACGTACAAGTTCGTCCACTGGGCGACCGACAGCGGCGGCCACGACGACATGCACCGCACCGGAATCGCCGGAGTCGCGGTCGCCGCAGGCGCCGCGAAGACGGCGGCCGGCCTCGCCATGCAGATGGGCACCGGTGCCCCCGCGCCGCAGGGCCCCGCCCAGGTTCCGGGCATGGGCAGCGACGGCGTCGCCTCCGGTATCGATCCCGCCGGGCGCATGAGCAAGGAGGGCATCGACGCCGGACCGGCCCAGCAGCCGAGCACCTTCCGCTTCGGCGAGGATCCGGGTGCCGGTGGCGACCGCGGCCGGGCGCTCGTCCAGCGGCCGGGCATCCCCGCCCTGATCACCCGCGCCTCCGCCGGTGGCGGCGGCCAGGGCGAGGGAGGCGGCGAGGCTCAGGGAGCTGACGCAGCGCCGAGCACCGAAGGCTCCTACAACGCGGGCCCGGTAGCCCCACCGGCACCGGCGACAGCACCGCCGCCATCCGCAGGTGGGCAGGCGCCGGCTCCTGCTGCGGCACCCGCGCCGCCGCAACCGGCCCCGAGCGGTGGTTCTGCAGTGCCGACCCGCTGGGTCTTCCCGAACCAGCCCCCGCCCGCCGGCTCCTGA
- a CDS encoding DUF6112 family protein, with product MYLADKAVQLAYDPGISPNEGGLPGLSVLKEVMGSINLFGIIAVVGALAVSAGVWAWGHHSGGHQAEANGKKGVLVSAGAALLLGAGNGIVAFFSTLGTQVH from the coding sequence ATGTACCTCGCCGACAAGGCCGTCCAGCTCGCCTACGACCCGGGGATCAGCCCGAACGAGGGCGGCCTGCCGGGCCTCAGCGTGCTCAAGGAGGTGATGGGCTCCATCAACCTGTTCGGGATCATCGCCGTGGTCGGCGCGCTGGCAGTCAGCGCAGGCGTGTGGGCCTGGGGCCACCACTCGGGCGGCCACCAGGCCGAGGCCAACGGCAAGAAGGGCGTCCTCGTCAGTGCGGGCGCCGCCCTGCTGCTGGGCGCGGGCAACGGGATCGTCGCGTTCTTCAGCACGCTGGGGACGCAGGTCCACTGA
- a CDS encoding XRE family transcriptional regulator translates to MSTEETASMLRRKQGAQGLHINAEKIRDLERGRRVRGWMWRSPETLGQVARMLAHVYRVPDRVVMDAWHRSRPEDPLPVLPGRRGGQPSEESMTAWHALNDRQRDYLTCIFQQDQEAEEEQRQNRYAGAEHRPATEWRRMTLAIYAPADVVGYTRIQSRLRESGVHDSGVGSSVAALERRGLIIAYRDRVYIDGLGDVPRTLVEMTRRGRAVARAALGVRREAEPPAPLLSSWLWKIVLRVARAGAHGVDGSLSGRGPHYLAVGQSPDGRTPSRGFIVLRHPDGVTHGPYLWFITDSGRRHITDHLSAYRALYPGIDTQGIEQIFA, encoded by the coding sequence ATGAGCACGGAAGAGACCGCTTCTATGCTTCGGCGCAAGCAGGGCGCGCAGGGTCTGCACATCAACGCGGAGAAGATCCGTGACCTGGAACGCGGTAGACGCGTACGTGGCTGGATGTGGCGATCTCCCGAAACGCTGGGGCAGGTGGCGCGCATGCTGGCCCACGTCTATAGGGTTCCCGACCGGGTGGTGATGGATGCCTGGCACCGCAGTCGCCCGGAAGACCCTCTCCCGGTGCTCCCTGGTAGGCGTGGCGGTCAGCCGTCCGAGGAATCAATGACTGCCTGGCACGCCCTAAACGACCGGCAGCGAGACTATCTGACCTGCATTTTTCAGCAGGATCAGGAGGCCGAGGAGGAACAGCGGCAGAACCGCTATGCGGGAGCTGAGCACCGGCCTGCGACTGAGTGGCGACGCATGACACTGGCGATCTACGCACCGGCCGACGTCGTCGGCTACACCCGCATTCAGTCGCGGCTGCGGGAGTCTGGCGTTCATGACTCGGGGGTCGGTTCTTCGGTGGCAGCCCTGGAACGACGCGGTCTGATCATCGCTTATCGGGACCGGGTCTACATCGACGGGCTAGGAGACGTACCTCGCACCCTGGTGGAGATGACCCGGCGTGGCCGGGCGGTGGCCCGCGCAGCGCTCGGTGTTCGCCGCGAAGCGGAACCGCCCGCGCCGCTGCTGTCGTCGTGGCTGTGGAAGATCGTGCTCCGTGTCGCGCGCGCCGGGGCGCATGGGGTGGACGGCAGTCTCTCCGGACGGGGGCCGCACTACCTCGCGGTGGGGCAAAGTCCTGACGGGCGCACCCCGAGCCGGGGTTTCATTGTGCTCCGGCACCCCGATGGGGTGACTCACGGGCCGTACCTGTGGTTCATCACCGACTCCGGGCGGCGCCACATCACTGACCATCTCAGCGCCTACCGCGCCCTGTATCCCGGTATCGACACCCAGGGCATCGAACAGATCTTCGCCTGA